In the Peromyscus maniculatus bairdii isolate BWxNUB_F1_BW_parent chromosome 20, HU_Pman_BW_mat_3.1, whole genome shotgun sequence genome, one interval contains:
- the Espl1 gene encoding separin isoform X2, producing MRNFKGVNFATLLCSKEEAQKLLPDLKEFLSRSRTDFPSVRCDAERRQICDTILRACNQQLTAKLDCPGHLRSLLDLVELACDGYLSSTPQRPPLYLERILFILLRNGLAQGSPDSVLCLAQPLHACLVQSSREAAPQDYEAVARGSFSLLWKGAEALSERRAAFSTRLKALSFLVLLEDDSVPCEVPHFASPTACRVVAAYQLFEASGQGYCSLVRQLRDVCDVPSKQPQSLLQMYFQGLHLFTGMVYDFAQGCQAAELAQLVDSCRCAVVWMLEALEGLSGRELTDCLGMTASYSSNLAFSFFSHKLYDEACAVSEPVCQHLGLAKSGACPEVPPEKLHRCFRLHVESLKKLGKQAQGCEMVTLWLAALQPYGFEHMAEPVTSWVRVKMDAARAGDRDLQLKTLRDSLSGWDPETQVLLLREELRAYKAVRADTGQERFNVICDLLELSPEETAAGAWARATHLVELAQVLCYHSFAQQTDCSALDAIQEALQLLESVRPESQEQDCLLDDKAQALLWLYICTLEAKMQEGIERDRRAQAPTNMEEFEVNDLNYEDKLQEDRFLYSNIAFNLAADSAQSKCLDQALALWKEVLTKEPAPAVRCLQQTAASLQTLSALYQLVAKPLQALETLLLLQTVSKRLQDHAKAVSASCQLTQQLLSLGCPSYAQLHLEEAEASLKSLDQTTDTHQLLSLTCALLRSQLCWACQKVTEGVSLLLSVLRDPALQKSSKAWYLLRVQALQILALYLGLSSNILSSVLREQLWDQGWQTPETALIDAHKLLRSIVILLMGGDVLSIQKAALESPFLDYGENLVQKWQVLTEVLSCSEKLVGRLGRLGNVSEAKAFCLEALKLTTKLQIPHQCALFLVLKGELELARGDIDLCQSDLQQVLFLLESSTEFGVTQHADSVKKVHTKKGKQQTQVPCSPQLPEEEPFLRGPALELVATVLKEPGPTQPSTNSSPVLKTKPPPSPGFLSHSPTCDCMLCACPVLSAVCLRWVLVTAGAKLALGHKAQGLDLLQAVLKGCPAATKRFTHNLQASLKLRTPPSCVPGLFDELMAQVYTHLALQCLNQTSEKSLGKVLATGLKFVAARIQHLEFWRASLLLVQALAKLASFSCCTYQLFASAWGWQPPLVKSPTVLEPSKVRRQKCSGRGRRQTASAPSPLHNISQKGPEEDGPPCTPKPPGRARQAGPRVPFTIFEEVHPTKSKPEVPLAPRVRRRAQTRLKVNFSDDSDLEDLVSAEAQLVEQPKRRGTAPRGRGQSQKDPSSKADAVVATGGAPGHPSLSGRGRRAKKAAPRHCEEESPETGLCARARLGPEVMRTIPEEELTDTQLEMSFEILRGSDGEDAASGEKASAAGPGLPTGECEVLRRDSCKAEPPVLYPDKEADSDPSSWLPPLSVPVPIDLPTLDSISDSLSIAFRGVSHCPPSGLYAHLCRFLALCLGHRDPCATAFLVAESVSITCRHQLLTHLHRQLSKAQKQQGSPGLAEHLQGLNLKERPGDVPLARIQRLFSFKALGSGSFPQAEKDSFQECLALIPSGVTVCVLALATLQPGTLSNTLLLTRLEKDNPPVTVKIPTGQNKFPLTSVLKEFDAIQKDQKENSSCTEKRAWWTGRLALDQRMEELITSLEEHVLGCWRGLLLPSSADPGTAQEASRLQELLQECGWEYPDSTLLKVILSGARTLTSQDVQALAYGLCPAQPERARVLLSEAVGRVQSQEASASQHLVLVLDKDLQKLPWESMPSLRARPVTRLPSFHFLLSYSITKEAGASSVLNQGVDPRNTFYVLNPHSNLSSTEERFRASFSSEAGWKGVVGEVPSLAQVQAALTERDLYIYAGHGAGARFLDGQAVLRLSCRAVALLFGCSSAALAVHGNLEGAGIVLKYIMAGCPLFVGNLWDVTDRDIDRYTEALLQGWLGAGPGAPLLYYVSQARQAPRLKYLIGAAPVAYGLPVSLHTP from the exons ATGAGGAACTTCAAAGGCGTCAACTTCGCGACTCTCCTATGCAGCAAGGAGGAGGCCCAGAAGTTGCTGCCTGACTTGAAG GAGTTCCTGTCCAGATCCCGAACTGATTTTCCCAGCGTCCGCTGTGATGCTGAGAGAAGACAGATCTGTGACACCATCCTGAGGGCTTGCAACCAGCAGCTGACTGCCAAGCTCGACTGCCCTGGGCATCTGAGGAGTCTGCTGGACCTGGTGGAGCTGGCCTGTGATGGCTATCTGTCGTCCACCCCACAGCGCCCTCCCCTCTATCTGGAACGCATTCTTTTCATCTTACTTCGGAATGGCTTGGCCCAGGGAAGCCCGGACTCTGTGCTCTGCCTTGCCCAGCCTCTCCACGCCTGCTTGGTCCAGAGCTCTCGGGAGGCTGCCCCCCAGGACTATGAGGCCGTGGCTCGGGGCAGTTTCTCTCTCCTTTGGAAGGGAGCAGAAGCTCTGTCGGAGCGGCGAGCGGCATTCTCCACCCGGCTGAAGGCCCTGAGTTTCTTAGTGCTCTTGGAGGATGACAGCGTCCCCTGCGAGGTTCCCCACTTTGCTTCTCCGACAGCCTGTCGAGTAGTGGCTGCCTATCAGCTGTTCGAGGCTAGTGGACAAG gGTACTGCTCCCTTGTCCGGCAGCTTCGAGAT GTCTGTGACGTCCCCTCCAAGCAGCCGCAGTCTTTGCTTCAGATGTACTTCCAGGGTCTTCACCTCTTCACCGGGATGGTTTACGACTTTGCTCAAGGCTGTCAG GCAGCTGAGCTGGCCCAGCTAGTGGACAGTTGCAGGTGTGCTGTTGTCTGGATGCTGGAGGCCTTAGAGGGTCTGTCGGGCAGAGAGCTGACGGACTGCCTGGGGATGACCG CCTCTTACAGCAGCAACCTGGCCTTCAGCTTCTTCAGTCACAAGCTCTACGACGAGGCCTGTGCCGTCTCGGAGCCAGTCTGTCAGCACCTGGGCTTGGCAAAGTCAGGTGCTTGTCCCGAGGTGCCTCCTGAGAAG CTGCATAGGTGCTTCCGGCTGCATGTGGAGAGTTTGAAGAAACtgggtaaacaggcccagggctGCGAGATGGTGACCTTATGGCTGGCGGCTCTGCAACCTTACGGCTTTGAACACATGGCCGAGCCAGTCACTTCCTGGGTCCGGGTCAAAATGGATGCAGCcagagcaggagacagagatctcCAGCTGAA GACTTTGCGAGACAGCTTGAGTGGTTGGGACCCAGAGACCCAGGTTCTGCTGCTGCGGGAGGAGCTGCGGGCCTACAAGGCCGTGCGGGCGGACACTGGGCAGGAACGCTTTAACgtcatctgtgacctgctggagctcagccCTGAGGAGACGGCCGCCGGAGCCTGGGCCCGCGCCACCCACCTGGTGGAACTGGCGCAGGTGCTGTGCTACCACAGCTTTGCCCAGCAGACCGACTG ctctgccttggATGCTATCCAGGAAGCCCTGCAGCTTCTGGAGTCTGTGAGGCCTGAGTCACAGGAGCAGGATTGCCTTCTGGACGATAAAGCGCAGGCCTTGTTATGGCTCTACATCTGTACCTTGGAGGCCAAAATGCAGGAA GGTATTGAACGGGATCGGAGAGCCCAGGCCCCTACTAACATGGAGGAATTTGAAGTCAATGACCTGAACTATGAAGATAAACTTCAAGAAGATCGTTTTCTGTACAGTAACATTGCCTTCAACCTGGCTGCCGATTCGG CTCAGTCCAAATGCCTGGACCAAGCCCTGGCCCTGTGGAAGGAGGTGCTCACCAAGGAGCCGGCCCCGGCTGTGCGGTGTCTCCAGCAGACTGCAGCTTCCCTGCAGACCCTCTCCGCCCTCTATCAGCTGGTGGCCAAG CCCCTGCAGGCTCTGGAGACCCTCCTGCTCCTTCAGACTGTCTCTAAGAGACTGCAGGACCATGCAAAGGCCGTCAGCGCTTCCTGCCAGCTCACCCAGCAGCTCTTGAGCCTCGGCTGTCCCAGCTACGCCCAG TTACACCtggaagaggcagaagcaagcctgAAGAGTCTGGACCAGACGACTGACACACACCAGCTCCTTTCCCTGACCTGTGCTCTGCTTCGAAGTCAGCTCTGCTGGGCCTGTCAGAAG GTGACTGAGGGTGTTTCTCTACTACTTTCTGTCCTTCGGGATCCTGCCCTCCAGAAGTCATCCAAGGCTTGGTACTTGCTCCGTGTCCAGGCCCTCCAAATCCTGGCTTTGTACCTTGGCCTCTCATCGAACATTCTCTCAAGTGTCCTGCGGGAGCAGCTCTGGGATCAAG GCTGGCAGACCCCGGAGACAGCACTAATAGATGCCCACAAGCTCCTCAGAAGCATCGTCATCCTGCTTATGGGTGGTGATGTGCTCTCAATTCAGAAAGCAGCTTTGGAGTCACCCTTTCTGGACTATG GTGAAAATCTGGTGCAAAAGTGGCAGGTTCTCACAGAGGTGCTGAGCTGCTCGGAGAAGCTGGTGGGCCGCCTGGGCCGCCTGGGGAATGTGAGTGAAGCCAAGGCCTTTTGCTTGGAGGCCCTGAAACTTACAACCAAGCTGCAGATACCTCACCA GTGTGCCCTGTTCCTTGTGCTGAAGGGTGAGCTGGAGCTGGCCCGAGGTGACATTGACCTGTGTCAGTCGGACCTGCAGCAGGTTCTGTTCCTGCTTGAGTCTTCCACAG AGTTTGGGGTGACCCAGCACGCAGACTCTGTGAAGAAGGTCCACACGAAGAAAGGGAAGCAGCAAACTCAAGTCCCCTGTTCCCCACAGCTACCAGAGGAGGAGCCCTTCCTCAGGGGCCCCGCCCTGGAGCTGGTGGCCACGGTGCTCAAAGAACCAGGCCCTACCCAGCCCTCTACAAACTCCTCCCCAGTCCTGAAAACCAAGCCCCCGCCCAGCCCCGGCTTCCTGTCCCACTCCCCCACCTGTGACTGCATGCTGTGCGCCTGTCCCGTCCTCTCGGCAGTCTGTCTGCGCTGGGTGCTGGTCACTGCGGGAGCGAAGCTGGCCCTGGGTCACAAAGCCCAGGGTCTGGATCTCCTGCAGGCTGTGCTGAAGGGTTGCCCTGCAGCCACCAAGCGCTTCACACACAACCTTCAAGCGTCACTGAAACTCAGGACACCCCCCTCTTGTGTCCCAGGCCTCTTTGATGAGCTCATGGCTCAAGTGTACACACACTTGGCACTGCAGTGCCTGAACCAGACATCGGAAAAGAGCCTGGGAAAGGTCCTGGCAACAGGGCTGAAGTTTGTGGCCGCACGGATACAACACTTGGAGTTCTGGCGAGCCAGCCTGCTCCTGGTCCAGGCCCTCGCAAAGCTGGCCAGCTTCAGCTGCTGTACTTACCAGCTGTTTGCAAGCGCCTGGGGCTGGCAGCCACCATTAGTAAAAAGCCCCACAGTCTTAGAACCCTCTAAGGTGCGGAGACAGAAATGCTCTGGACGAGGGCGTCggcagacagcctctgctccctcaCCCCTGCATAACATCTCTCAGAAAGGTCCGGAAGAGGATGGGCCACCCTGCACCCCTAAGCCCCCAGGCCGGGCTAGGCAGGCTGGCCCCCGTGTGCCTTTCACCATATTTGAAGAAGTCCATCCTACAAAAAGCAAGCCTGAGGTCCCCTTGGCCCCCAGGGTGCGGAGGAGGGCCCAGACGCGCCTCAAG GTGAACTTCAGTGATGACAGTGACctggaagaccttgtctcagctGAAGCACAACTTGTAGAGCAACCGAAGAGAAGAGGGACTGCTCCCCGGGGCCGCGGCCAGAGTCAGAAGGACCCCAGCTCGAAGGCAGATGCAGTGGTTGCCACAGGTGGTGCCCCTGGACACCCCAGTCTCAGTGGCAGGGGTCGTCGTGCCAAGAAGGCGGCACCAAGACACTGTGAAGAAGAGAGTCCCGAGACGGGCCTCTGTGCCCGGGCTCGCCTGGGACCCGAGGTCATGAGAACTATCCCTGAAGAGGAACTAACGGACACCCAGCTGGAAATGAGCTTTGAAATTCTGAGGGGTTCCGATGGGGAGGACGCAGCCTCAG GTGAGAAGGCATCAGCTGCAGGCCCTGGCCTGCCCACAGGAGAGTGTGAGGTGCTGAGACGGGACTCCTGCAAGGCAGAACCGCCTGTCCTGTACCCTGACAAGGAGGCCGATAGTGACCCTAGTTCTTGGCTCCCGCCCCTCTCGGTCCCTGTACCCATTG ATCTTCCTACCCTGGATTCCATCTCCGACTCACTGAGCATCGCTTTCCGAGGTGTCAGTCACTGCCCTCCAAGTGGGCTCTACGCCCACCTCTGCCGATTCTTGGCTTTGTGCCTGGGTCACCGGGATCCCTGTGCCACTGCATTCCTTGTTGCTGAGTCTGTCTCCATCACTTGTCGTCACCAGCTGCTCACCCATCTGCACCGACAGCTCAG CAAAGCCCAGAAGCAGCAAGGATCACCTGGTCTGGCAGAGCATCTACAGGGGCTGAACCTGAAGGAGAGGCCTGGAGATGTGCCCCTGGCCCGCATCCAGCGCCTCTTTTCCTTCAAGGCTTTGGGGTCTGGCTCCTTCCCCCAGGCAGAGaaggacagttttcaggagtgCCTGGCTCTGATCCCCAGTG gggtgaCTGTCTGTGTGTTGGCCCTGGCTACCCTCCAGCCTGGAACCTTGAGCAACACTCTCCTGTTGACCCGATTGGAAAAAGACAACCCCCCAGTTACTGTGAAGATCCCCACTGGCCAAAACAAG TTCCCGCTAACCTCTGTACTGAAAGAGTTCGATGCCATCCAGAAGGaccagaaagaaaacagcagcTGCACTGAGAAACGAGCATGGTGGACGGGGAGGCTGGCACTAGATCAGAGGATGGAG GAACTCATCACCTCCCTAGAGGAGCATGTGCTTGGCTGCTGGCGGGGTCTGCTGCTGCCGTCCAGTGCAGACCCTGGCACTGCGCAGGAGGCCTCCCGCTTACAAGAGCTGCTGCAGGAATGTGGCTGGGAATATCCTGACTCCACTCTTCTAAAA gtcattcttagtggtgccagaACCCTCACCAGCCAGGATGTTCAGGCCTTGGCATATGGGCTGTGCCCAGCCCAACCAGAGCGTGCCCGAGTGCTCCTGAGTGAGGCAGTTGGACGGGTACAGAGCCAGGAGGCCTCTGCCAGTCAGCATCTTGTGCTGGTGCTAGACAAG GACCTGCAGAAGCTGCCGTGGGAAAGCATGCCCAGCCTCCGAGCACGGCCTGTCACCCGGCTGCCCTCCTTCCACTTCCTACTCAGCTATTCTATCACCAAAGAG GCTGGGGCCTCGTCGGTGCTGAACCAAGGTGTGGATCCACGGAATACCTTCTATGTCCTAAACCCTCACAGTAACCTGTCAAGCACAGAGGAGAGATTTCGAGCCAGTTTTAGCAG TGAAGCTGGCTGGAAAGGAGTGGTTGGGGAAGTGCCGAGCCTTGCCCAGGTGCAGGCTGCCCTGACAGAGCGCGACTTATACAT CTACGCAGGGCATGGAGCCGGGGCCCGCTTCCTGGACGGGCAGG